One Pyrenophora tritici-repentis strain M4 chromosome 5, whole genome shotgun sequence DNA window includes the following coding sequences:
- a CDS encoding actin-related protein 2-3 complex subunit 4 → MSQSLRPYLQCVRSSLTAALSLSNFASQASERHNVPEIEAASSPEVILNPLTVSRNENERVYIEPSINSVRISIKIKQADEIEHILVHKFTRFLTQRAESFYILRRKPVKGYDISFLITNFHTEEMLKHKLVDFIIQFMEEVDKEISEMKLFLNARARFVAESFLTPFD, encoded by the exons ATG TCGCAATCACTCCGCCCATACCTCCAGTGCGTGCGCTCGTCGCTCACAGCCGCCCTCTCCCTGTCCAACTTTGCCTCGCAGGCCTCGGAACGCCACAATGTCCCCGAAATTGAAGCTGCAAGCTCCCCGGAAGTCATTCTGAACCCGCTTACCGTATCGAGAAACGAGAATGAACGCGTGTACATCGAGCCCAGTATCAACAGTGTACGAATCAGTATCAAGATCAAACAAGCCGATGAGATTGAGCATATTCTGGTTCACAAGTTCACACGCTTCTTGACGCAAAGAGCCGAGTCTTTCTACATTCTACGGAGAAAGCCGGTCAAGGGCTACGATATTTCGTTCCTGATTACAAACTTCCACACCGAGGAGATGTTGAAGCACAAGCTGGTGGACTTTATCATCCAGTTCATGGAGGAGGTTGACAAGGAGATTTCGGAGATGAAGCTCTTC TTGAACGCAAGAGCTCGTTTCGTGGCTGAGTCTTTCCTTACACCG TTTGACTGA
- a CDS encoding Redoxin multi-domain protein, giving the protein MAPLKVGDTLPEGVKFEWAPITDSDPTACGLPQTYDASKEWANKKVVVFSVPGAFTPGCQAHHLPPYIAKAAEFKAKGVDIIATIASNDAWVMNAWGKVNGVKGDEVLFLSDTKTMFSQNYGWQAGMGDRNGRWAMVFDHGKVVYAENEKSPGEVSVSGAEAVLAKL; this is encoded by the exons ATGGCTCCTCTTAAAGTTGGTGATACACTCCCCGAGGGCGTCAAGTTCGA ATGGGCCCCGATAACTGACTCGGACCCCACGGCCTGCGGGCTCCCCCAAACCTACGACGCCTCCAAAGAATGGGCCAACAAAAAAGTCGTCGTCTTCTCCGTGCCCGGCGCCTTCACTCCCGGCTGCCAAGCCCACCACCTACCCCCCTACATTGCCAAAGCAGCCGAGTTCAAGGCCAAGGGCGTTGACATCATCGCCACCATTGCCAGCAACGACGCGTGGGTCATGAATGCCTGGGGCAAGGTCAACGGCGTCAAGGGCGACGAGGTCCTGTTCTTGAGCGATACAAAGACCATGTTTAGCCAGAACTATGGCTGGCAGGCGGGTATGGGCGATCGCAATGGCAGGTGGGCTATGGTGTTTGATCATGGCAAGGTTGTGTATGCTGAGAATGAGAAGAGCCCTGGTGAGGTTTCG GTTTCTGGTGCCGAGGCTGTTCTTGCCAAGTTGTAG